A single window of Lytechinus variegatus isolate NC3 chromosome 8, Lvar_3.0, whole genome shotgun sequence DNA harbors:
- the LOC121420136 gene encoding uncharacterized protein LOC121420136 has product MPKRIAKDDANEMEDYAAVANCYEESKPVNGTPHEPYYLTLVPESDQNGGSVDHVATQPHLGKGGVCKDKNSFVKGLNGWTATDTKEGFVENVLYEASDEPTVKPSSLSSNCHKTSNSQGKLLSNHVIDEHHGSRNNKSDATNEDEDDYMIENELYNAQSPTTPHSLKLESADDQGTDDVYENPDENIYTDCKDDDVLIENELYGVPSPTTPRAHKRDAVVDSVNDAVYEDPDKTTSMVENGAATPAAYENHTVVDEVNDGVYEELNDDAATPRTYINEAVDDEVYEAVGDDGAMVDNELYIPAT; this is encoded by the coding sequence ATGCCAAAACGTATTGCAAAGGATGACGCAAACGAAATGGAAGACTACGCTGCGGTAGCAAACTGCTACGAAGAAAGCAAACCGGTAAACGGCACTCCTCACGAACCATACTATCTAACGCTAGTACCCGAAAGTGATCAAAATGGCGGATCCGTGGATCACGTTGCTACGCAACCGCATCTTGGGAAGGGTGGGGTCTGTAAGGACAAAAATTCTTTCGTCAAGGGCTTGAATGGTTGGACTGCAACTGATACCAAGGAgggttttgttgaaaatgtctTGTATGAAGCGAGTGATGAACCAACAGTGAAGCCGTCATCGTTGAGTTCGAACTGTCATAAAACATCAAATAGCCAGGGCAAACTCTTATCAAATCACGTGATCGATGAACATCATGGATCACGTAATAATAAGAGCGATGCAACAAATGAGGACGAAGATGATTACATGATTGAGAATGAACTCTACAACGCACAGTCCCCGACAACTCCCCACAGCCTCAAACTCGAGTCGGCGGATGATcaggggactgatgacgtttACGAGAACcctgatgaaaatatttatacagaCTGTAAAGATGACGATGTCCTGATTGAAAATGAGCTCTATGGCGTTCCGTCCCCGACGACCCCTCGCGCTCACAAACGCGACGCCGTGGTCGATAGCGTCAATGACGCCGTTTATGAAGACCCTGACAAGACTACCTCGATGGTAGAGAACGGTGCTGCGACCCCGGCCGCTTATGAGAACCATACGGTCGTTGATGAGGTGAATGATGGGGTTTATGAAGAGCTAAATGACGATGCTGCTACACCGCGTACTTATATCAACGAAGCAGTCGATGATGAGGTTTATGAAGCAGTGGGTGATGACGGTGCAATGGTTGACAACGAACTCTACATTCCTGCAACATAG